From a single Deinococcus malanensis genomic region:
- a CDS encoding TCR/Tet family MFS transporter encodes MRSRPAALIFILLTALIDIIGIGLIIPVLPGLVKELAGSEVAGTRTIGLLTAAYAVMQFIFAPILGALSDRFGRRPVLLLALTGMGLNYLLLAFAPNLAWLFVGRILAGITGASLTVANAYIADVSPPEQRAKNFGLLGATFGVGFILGPALGGLLGEYGLRVPFLVAAALTGLNVLYGLFVLPESLPASARGKGMKRSDLNPLLPLRALGEYPILRSLALTFVLLGLAGQVIFSTWVLYTEKVLSWSPGQNGLALAFFGLLTAAVQGGLIGPFIARFGDRRTIMTGLVASILEFLVLSVARNGALLYASLVVGALGGLTNPAIQGLISRQVSETEQGRVQGAITSLNSLVAVVGPILATTVYAAGLDWGFPGAAYLMGALLSVAGTLLILGVLRGIPGTGRVEAKV; translated from the coding sequence ATGCGTTCCCGTCCTGCCGCCCTGATCTTCATCCTGCTCACCGCCCTGATCGACATCATCGGCATCGGACTGATCATTCCGGTCCTGCCGGGACTGGTCAAAGAACTCGCAGGATCGGAAGTGGCAGGCACCCGCACCATCGGGCTGCTGACGGCCGCGTACGCGGTGATGCAGTTCATCTTCGCGCCGATCCTGGGCGCCCTGAGTGACCGCTTCGGCCGGCGTCCGGTTCTGCTGCTCGCCCTGACGGGGATGGGACTCAATTACCTGCTGCTGGCGTTCGCGCCGAACCTGGCGTGGCTGTTCGTGGGACGGATTCTGGCCGGCATCACGGGAGCGAGCCTGACAGTGGCGAACGCCTACATCGCTGACGTGTCGCCGCCTGAGCAGCGCGCCAAGAATTTTGGACTGCTGGGCGCCACCTTCGGCGTGGGGTTCATCCTTGGGCCGGCCCTGGGTGGTCTGCTGGGCGAGTACGGCCTGCGGGTGCCGTTCCTGGTGGCAGCAGCCCTGACAGGACTGAACGTGCTGTACGGCCTGTTCGTCCTGCCTGAGTCTCTTCCGGCGAGTGCGCGTGGGAAGGGCATGAAACGCAGCGACCTCAACCCGCTGCTGCCCCTGCGGGCGCTGGGTGAGTACCCGATCCTGCGCAGCCTGGCGCTGACCTTTGTGCTGCTGGGCCTGGCGGGACAGGTGATCTTCAGCACCTGGGTGCTGTACACCGAGAAGGTCCTGAGCTGGAGTCCCGGGCAGAACGGTCTGGCGCTGGCGTTCTTCGGACTGCTGACCGCGGCGGTGCAGGGCGGCCTGATCGGGCCGTTCATCGCTCGTTTCGGGGACCGGCGCACCATCATGACCGGGCTGGTGGCGTCCATCCTGGAATTTCTGGTCCTGAGCGTGGCACGCAATGGCGCGCTGCTGTACGCCTCCCTGGTTGTCGGTGCCCTCGGGGGCCTCACGAATCCCGCCATTCAGGGCCTGATCTCACGGCAGGTCAGCGAGACGGAGCAGGGCCGCGTGCAGGGGGCCATCACCAGCCTGAACAGCCTCGTGGCCGTGGTTGGACCCATCCTGGCGACCACCGTGTACGCGGCCGGCCTCGACTGGGGGTTCCCCGGCGCGGCGTACCTGATGGGCGCGCTGCTGTCGGTGGCTGGCACGCTGCTGATCCTGGGGGTCCTGCGGGGCATTCCCGGCACCGGCCGCGTGGAAGCGAAGGTCTGA
- a CDS encoding ATP-binding cassette domain-containing protein has product MLSASPVLSVRDLRLSFHQRPVVHNVTFDLYPGERVCLLGPSGSGKSLTARAVLGLLPATAAAHGHITVLNHDVSTIPAARRAPATRLSYVAQDTFTALNPLVSIGAQLQRPFQQQGLSTRAARQAAAELLERLHLPDPHSLLRRSPAELSGGQRQRICLALAFACRTPLLIADEPTTALDTITQARTLDLLRQHTGHPAAPALLFITHDLTAAAHVCTRALVMDRGTIVERGPLPDLLATPQHPLTREMVTLSVAATRTLPVRSVQRAVPA; this is encoded by the coding sequence ATGTTGTCGGCCAGTCCTGTCCTCTCCGTCCGAGACCTGCGTCTCTCCTTCCACCAGCGGCCGGTCGTCCACAACGTCACCTTCGACCTGTATCCCGGTGAACGCGTCTGCCTGCTGGGCCCCTCGGGCTCCGGCAAATCCCTGACCGCCCGTGCAGTCCTCGGCCTGCTTCCTGCTACTGCCGCCGCGCACGGCCACATCACGGTCCTGAATCATGACGTGAGCACCATCCCCGCCGCCCGGCGAGCACCTGCCACCCGCCTGTCCTATGTTGCCCAGGACACCTTCACCGCCCTGAATCCCCTGGTCTCTATTGGCGCGCAGTTGCAGCGCCCCTTCCAGCAGCAGGGCCTGTCCACCCGCGCCGCACGGCAGGCGGCCGCCGAACTTCTCGAACGTCTGCATCTCCCTGACCCTCACTCCCTCCTGCGGCGCTCCCCGGCTGAACTTTCCGGCGGCCAGCGGCAACGCATCTGCCTGGCCCTGGCCTTCGCGTGCCGCACCCCGCTCCTGATCGCCGATGAACCCACCACCGCGCTCGACACCATCACCCAAGCCCGCACGCTGGACCTCCTGCGCCAGCACACCGGACACCCCGCCGCCCCCGCCCTGCTGTTCATCACGCATGACCTGACCGCCGCCGCGCACGTGTGCACCCGCGCGCTCGTCATGGACCGCGGCACCATCGTCGAACGCGGCCCGCTGCCGGACCTCCTGGCCACCCCCCAGCACCCCCTCACCCGCGAGATGGTGACCCTGAGTGTGGCCGCCACACGCACGCTTCCCGTCCGGTCCGTCCAGCGCGCCGTCCCCGCGTGA